In Oligoflexia bacterium, the genomic window GGGTATTTTTTATGGACGTTTGGCAGATCGGGCTTATGCCCTCAAGGTCTGCATATACCATAAAACATAATCTCTATCTTTGTTGCTATGGCTAAAAAAGATTGAACTGTAAGGGAATAGGAATGGAAAATAAAACGGTATATTTGATGGGTATTGGCGGTATGGGTATGGTGGCTTTGGCGGGTTTATTTAAAGCCAAAGGCTGGCAAGTGACCGGTTCTGATAAAGGAGAAATTTATCCACCGGCTAGTACAGAGCTTGAACATTTGAGCATAAAAGCTATTGCTGGTTATGATGCTAAAAATATTACAAAAGATTTAGATTTGGTGATTGTGGGAAATGTGATCAGCAAAGGGCATCCTGAGTATGAGCGTGTTTTAGAACTCAAGATTCCTTATACATCCATGGCACAGGCCTTGGGTGAATATTTTGTACAAGACAAATCTTCGGTGGTGGTTTGCGGTACGCATGGTAAAACCACAACAGCATCTTTGATGGCGTATATTCTTAATCAATTGGGTGAAGATCCTGGGTTTTTTATTGGCGGTATTCCACACCAATTTAAACAAGGCTATCAATTGGGGCAGGGACAATATTTTGTGCTTGAAGGAGATGAGTACGATACCGCTTGTTTTGAAAAAACGCCCAAGTTTTTGCATTATAAAACCCAGCACTTGTTGTTGACCAGTATAGAATTTGATCATGCAGATATCTATGAATCTTTGGCTCAAATTAAAGATCAATTTAGAAAATTATTTGAACAAATTTCAGACAACAAAGCCATGGTGGTCTGTGGGGATGATCAAAATATTAGGATGCTGATGCAAGAGTATCCAGACAAACAGTTTATTAGCTATGGTGAGAGAGAAAGTAATGATTGGTATGTCAAAGATTACACTTATCAAGGTGACGGGATTTTTTGTTACGAATTTTATAAGCAAGATGAAAAATTAGCAACAATTAAAACTAAAATGATGGGCAAACATAATGCTATCAATGCTCTAGGCTGTATGGCGCTCTGTGAAACAATGGGCTTAGATCTTCAAAAAGTGGCACAAGCCATTGGCAGTTTTGAGGGGGTAACCCGTAGACAGCAACACTTATCATCTCATGGCCAAGTGCATATTTATGACGATTTTGCTCACCATCCAACGGCGGTGGAAAAAACGCTAGCAGCATTTAAACCCATAGCGCAAAAAAATGGTGGTAAGCTGTGGGCCTTGTTTGAACCGCGTTCCAATACCTCTAGAAGAAATACTTTTCAAAATGATTGGCCTATAGCATTTAAAGAGGCTGATGTTGTGCTCATGACCAAAGTTTATGAAAAAGCCGATGGGCTAAAAGATAAACTGGATGTCCAAAAATTAAAAGAAGACTTACAAGCACAAGGAAAGACAGTGTTTTTGCCGCAAAACAAAGAGGAACTGGTGCAGCTGGTAACAAGCCATGCAAAAGCAGGAGATACACTTTTGTTTATGTCCAATGGTGATTTTGGCAATGCAAGGGAAGCCGTGGTTGAGCATTATCAGTCCTAGGGAGATATCGATGTTTACAATTTTAGTGGTGGTTAGAAAAAAAGAAAACATCAGCACAGAAGAGTTTCGCAGAGTCTGGAAAGAAGAGTATGGTCCGTTTTATGCTAAAATGCCTGAGGTCAAGTCTTATAAACAGTATCATCTTACAGACAGAAGAAAAGATGAAACTGAGGACCCCATTGATGGGGTTGCAATGTTAAGCTTTGATTCTGAAGAAGCAATGAAAAAAGCGTTTAGCACAGAGCTCTACAAGGAAGCTGCAAAAATTAGAGAAAGTATCATGCGTGAAACGGCTGTGGGGGTGCATGTGACTTCCATCGATGAAATCGTAGCAATCGTTTAGTGCAAAAGTACTAAAAGGTAGCCGGTGTACCTTTTAGTATTGTTCATTTAAAACCTTAAAATAATCGTTTATGATTAATCAATAAGTCTTTTAACTCATCAAAACGTTCTAAAACTTTGCCGCTGCCAAGGACCACACAGGATAGAGGGTCTTGCGCTATTTTAGCGGGTAGACCGGTTTCTTGCTCTATCAGAACATCAATATTTTTAATCAAGGCACCGCCCCCTGTTAACACTATGCCTTTATCATGAATATCAGAAGCAAGCTCAGGCGGTGTTTTTTCTAAAGCAATTTTAATGGCATCAATGATGGCCCGCACAGGCTCTTGCAAAGTTTCACGAATTTCAGTGGAAGAAAATTTAATCACTCTAGGCACACCACGCACCAAATCGCGACCT contains:
- a CDS encoding EthD domain-containing protein, encoding MFTILVVVRKKENISTEEFRRVWKEEYGPFYAKMPEVKSYKQYHLTDRRKDETEDPIDGVAMLSFDSEEAMKKAFSTELYKEAAKIRESIMRETAVGVHVTSIDEIVAIV
- the murC gene encoding UDP-N-acetylmuramate--L-alanine ligase — protein: MENKTVYLMGIGGMGMVALAGLFKAKGWQVTGSDKGEIYPPASTELEHLSIKAIAGYDAKNITKDLDLVIVGNVISKGHPEYERVLELKIPYTSMAQALGEYFVQDKSSVVVCGTHGKTTTASLMAYILNQLGEDPGFFIGGIPHQFKQGYQLGQGQYFVLEGDEYDTACFEKTPKFLHYKTQHLLLTSIEFDHADIYESLAQIKDQFRKLFEQISDNKAMVVCGDDQNIRMLMQEYPDKQFISYGERESNDWYVKDYTYQGDGIFCYEFYKQDEKLATIKTKMMGKHNAINALGCMALCETMGLDLQKVAQAIGSFEGVTRRQQHLSSHGQVHIYDDFAHHPTAVEKTLAAFKPIAQKNGGKLWALFEPRSNTSRRNTFQNDWPIAFKEADVVLMTKVYEKADGLKDKLDVQKLKEDLQAQGKTVFLPQNKEELVQLVTSHAKAGDTLLFMSNGDFGNAREAVVEHYQS